Within the Rickettsia rickettsii genome, the region AGTGCAGGAGTTAAATAAGGCAAAATTTGCTAGCCCTAAAACGTTAGATGATTCTAAAAACGCATATCAAAAAGCCAAAACGGATTATAAACAAGCACAGTTAGATTTAGATATATCTAAGCAACATTTACAGCTTCTTGAGCTTGAAAAAGCAGCAGAACAGGAAAAACTTAAAGAGCTAACAGAAAATAAAAAAGTAACCTTAAGGAGCTTACAAAATACTAAACTTATTGCTATGGTACCCGGTATATTCGGTAATAGTAGTTTAGAAGTCGGAAATTACATAGTACCGGGTAGGGTGTTGTTTTCTATAGTTCAAGATAATACTATGTATATTCAGGCTAATTTTAAAGAAACACAAATTCAGAAATTTAAGTCCGGCATGAAAGTCAAAATTGAATTTGATGCTTTGCCTAAAAAGGTAATTTACGGGAAGATTCGTAATATTGCTCCTGCGACCGGCTCTAAATTTAGCTTAATCCCACCAGATCATGCTACCGGTAATTTTACTAAAAGCGTACAACGTGTACCTGTTTTAATAGATTTTGAATCCCCAAATGCTAATCTAGTTCCTGGCATGTCAGCAATCGTATCCATTAGAACGGATCAAAGTACGTAATTTTTGTTAAAAAATAGCAATAATTATTCTATTAACAGTACATATTCTAGTATTTATTTACTGATTACTTAAAAAGCTATATAATATGAGTAATACCAAAAGTAATAATTAATATGCAAAGATATTGAGATCCCACTGATTGATAGTGTATTTAAAAAAATCTTTCGTGATTTAGAGAGGTTCAAGGAATTTATCAATGCAGTTCTTGAACTACCTGAGGGGCTGAGAATTAAAGCAATAGAATTTATATCTGTAGAGCAAGTACCTATGCTCGATAAAGGGAACAAGAAGCATATTTGATTTAAAGGTTAAAGATGAAGCTGGTAGCTGGTATATAATCGAGATGCACAAAAGAAATGAAAGCGATTACTTAAAAAGAGTGCAATATTATTCTGCTCATTCTTACGTACAGCAACTTACACAAGGAATAAAGCATAAAGATTTATTACCAGTAATAGTTATTTCACTTATTAAGACTAAAATGCTTGAAACTAAAACAAATATTTATTTGATTTTTCCTATGTTATTTATAGAGCTTAAAATTTTGATAAAGATAAGCTTGAAACTACTATAGATGAGTGGCTACATTTATTTAAGTGTGCAGAAACAGAAAACAGCCCACTGCAAATATAAAGAGCGAGAAGGTATTAGATGCATACAATATAATAGAAATGCATAACCTCACCGCCAAAGAATATGATGCCTATATAAGAGCGAAATTAATGGAAGATGCCGAGGAAATAGCTTTAGGAAGAACAGTGTGAAAAAGGGAAAGAAAGAAGCATAGAAATAGCAAAGAACTTGTGACTTAAAGATATAGATGTCAATATAATAGTAGATTCAACATGGCTCACTATAGAAGAAATAGAAGAGCTAAAAGCAAAAATAGAAAATTCTGAAACTAGTTGATTAATTATTTGCTCTTTAACTCTGCTAATTCTTTCTTGAGTTTTATTACTAAAGTTTGTAATTTTTCAAATTCTTCGCGAGTGACGTAATTACCTTTAAGTATTTTATCCTCAATTATGCCACAGCTTTTATCCGTTATACTATTTAAGGCTTTTTGTGCTACGCTGCTAGCTCCAACGGCTACTTTTAAAATATTATTTGTTTTCATAGTACCTCTATCGATAAAGCATGCAAGCCGTTATTAAATTCATCGGCAAGTAAGTTATTAATCGTGCGATGATTGGCAATTAGGCTTTGCCCCTGTAATGTTTCTGCAGAAATTCTTATTTTTATATGGCTGTGAATTCCGTTATAATGACTAGCATGTTTATAGCTTTCATCTATTATTTCTTGAAAATGTGGTTTTAACACACTTAATTTTTCTTGTATCCTTTCTATGCGGTTCATATTTTTATTTCATTTACAGTAAAAATGTCCTAATATTCTTAAGTATATAATTTTATGATACACATGGCAATGTCGGAATTAAGCACGAATTATAAAGATTTACAAGATGCGATAGATAAATTGGAAAAAGGCGTATGTTTTGCTTGTAGATTAGTTAATTATGATGAAATAGAATTTATAGAGCAGGGTAAGCATTTTATAATTGAAGATTTAGATCAAATCATTGAAGATGTAAGCAAAGAACTTAATATTTTTTCAAAGTTTAAGAAAATAAAGAAAGATAGAATATTATTTATCCTAAATACTACTGATTCTGACTTAATTAAAAATTTTGCTAGAAAATTATATTTATTTTTGCAGCTTTATATTAATGAACAGAAGCCGGCAATTTATATGAATTGTTATATTGCTAGTATTAAATTTCCAAAAAAAGGTAGTAATAATGCTACAGAAATTGAAAAAACATTAAATATGTTACTTTCACAAAATAATAATTATTATTACCGTGAATATAGCAGTACAGAACATGATTTGGAAAATATAAGAAAATCTAATCTTCAGCTTAACTTACTACGACAAGCCTTAGCAAAAAAGACTATGCGATTTGCTTATCAGCCTATAATAGATCGTAATACTATGAAGATTCATTATTATGAATGTCTGCTTCGTATACCTGACGAGAACGGTGTTTATATTTCCGTAGGTCCTATAATCCCTATTGCTGAAAATAAAGGATTAATTTTTATAATTGATCAAATTGTTTTAGAAATGACTGTTAATGAACTTGTCCGCAACCCAAACTTAATGTTAGCCGTTAATATTTCAAATATAGGAACAGGCGATGAAGCTTTATGGGAAATAGCAGAAAACTTATTAAAAGCTCATAATGTTCGGGATCGTTTAATTATTGAAATTACGGAAACTTCTTTCAATCAGCATTACGATAAAATAACTTTATTTATTAATAAACTACATAAGTACGGATGTAAATTTGCATTAGACGATTTTGGTGCGGGTTTTACTTCTTTTAAACAACTTCAAAGTTTACCAATTGATATTATCAAAATTGACGGTAAATATGTGCGTAGTATTACAAGTGATGTACAAAGTAGGTATTTCGTAGAAAGATTAATTAAAATTTCAGAAGATTTAGGTATTGCAACGGTAGCTGAATTCGTAGAAAACGGAGAAATAGCTAAATTTTTAATTGATCTAAAAGTCGATGGGCTACAAGGAAACTTCTATTCCGAAGCAAAATTTGATAGAGTGGATTAATGATTGTCATACTGAATCGGTTTTGTTGCATGGCTCTTGAAAAAGACTCCGATGTTATGCCGTGATTTGACCACGGTATCCATAAAAATAACTTTTAATATCAATGATTTTAATATTTTAAACTGGATACCGCGATCAAGTCGCGGTATGACACAGTTAGTACTTGACAATGTTACTTAAAACCTATATGCAGAACTCAATTTTAAATGATTAAACTTAAATGCTGTTACTTGAATTAAAAAAAACTAATCAAACCTTAGAAACTATACATTTTATAGGTATCGGCGGCGTTGGCATGAGCGGTATTGCCGAGATATTATATAATCTAGGTTATAAAGTACAAGGTTCCGATTTAGTAGAAAATTATAATACTAAAAGGCTTGAGTCATACGGTATTAAAATATTTTTAGGACACGCCGAGCAGAACATTACCAATGTGTCGTATGTTGTTATTTCATCGGCAATTAATCCAAAGAATCCTGAAATAAAAGAAGCTTTGGAGCGTAAAATTCCAATTATTAGACGTGCGGACATGCTTGCTGAACTTATGAGATTAAAATGTTCAGTAGCAGTTTCGGGATCGCACGGTAAAACCACTACTACTTCTTTAGTTGCTTGTTTATTTGAGGCAGCTGGTTTATGTCCTACGGTTATTAACGGTGGGATCATCAATAATAAATCGACTAATGCATATCTTGGTTCAAGTAATTATTTAATTGCGGAGGCCGATGAATCGGATGCAACGTTTATTCATATTCCATCAACTATTGCGATAATAACTAACATTGATCCTGAACATTTAGATTATTATAGAGATTTTGAAACATTAATTGGTGCTTTTAGAAGCTTTATTACTAATTTGCCGTTTTACGGTTTTGCCGTTTGTTGTATCGATCATAAAATAGTGCGTAAGTTAGTAGACGAGATTACTGAAAGGAAGATTGTGACTTATGGCATCGATTCGGAAGATGCTCATATTATAGCGTTTAATATTAACACTGATATTGCCTCCTCTACTTTTGACGTAAAAATTAGTCTACCAAATGTACTAGGTACAACGATTATTGAAAAAATTACTATTCCAACGCCCGGAAGACATAATATTTTAAATAGTCTTGCTGCAATTGCCGTTGGGATAGAATTAGATTTCGGTATTAAAGCTATTAAAAACGGTTTTAATAATTTTAAAGGAGTGAAGAGGCGATTTACTAAAGTAGCTGAATATAATAACGCTTCAATTATCGATGATTACGCTCATCACCCTGAGGAAATCAAAGCAACGCTTGCGACGGCTAAAAATATAGCAAATAAACAAAACGGTAAAGTTATTGCTATTTTTCAGCCTCACAGATATTCAAGAATGCAGTATTTATTTGATGATTTTATGCTTTGCTTTGCTGATGCCGATATACTCTATATTACCGATATATATGCTGCAGGTGAAAACCCTATAGAAGGAATTACAGGACGAAGTTTAGTTGATAAGATTACTAAGCGTAAACATCACGATAAAGCAAATTTTCTAGCAGAGCTAGATGATGCGGTTGGAGTTATTATAGATAATGCAGCTTCTGGTGATATGATAATTATGATGGGAGCAGGTAATATTTCAAGTTTTGCTAATGAATTAGATGGGAGATTGTCATCCCGTGGCTTTAGCTGTCATACTGTGGTTTGACTGGTATTGTTGTATAGCTCTTATGTCATTCCCGCGAAAGCGGGAATCCAGTTTTTTAAATAAATTATATAAAAATTTAGTATATAATTTTCTTTGTTTTT harbors:
- the murC gene encoding UDP-N-acetylmuramate--L-alanine ligase, coding for MLLLELKKTNQTLETIHFIGIGGVGMSGIAEILYNLGYKVQGSDLVENYNTKRLESYGIKIFLGHAEQNITNVSYVVISSAINPKNPEIKEALERKIPIIRRADMLAELMRLKCSVAVSGSHGKTTTTSLVACLFEAAGLCPTVINGGIINNKSTNAYLGSSNYLIAEADESDATFIHIPSTIAIITNIDPEHLDYYRDFETLIGAFRSFITNLPFYGFAVCCIDHKIVRKLVDEITERKIVTYGIDSEDAHIIAFNINTDIASSTFDVKISLPNVLGTTIIEKITIPTPGRHNILNSLAAIAVGIELDFGIKAIKNGFNNFKGVKRRFTKVAEYNNASIIDDYAHHPEEIKATLATAKNIANKQNGKVIAIFQPHRYSRMQYLFDDFMLCFADADILYITDIYAAGENPIEGITGRSLVDKITKRKHHDKANFLAELDDAVGVIIDNAASGDMIIMMGAGNISSFANELDGRLSSRGFSCHTVV
- a CDS encoding HlyD family secretion protein yields the protein MPSVLQQAIDKYKHNPFTKYVIIIALIIFIYLGYRIYVWANTQSTDNAYIDADISNVSAEVSGVLTKLFVTDNTKVNKGDLIGEIDDRDYKAKLAALEASIEACIKNIEIIEQKISIGRSSLEQAAEKLKLNKISFDIVATDFMRVQELNKAKFASPKTLDDSKNAYQKAKTDYKQAQLDLDISKQHLQLLELEKAAEQEKLKELTENKKVTLRSLQNTKLIAMVPGIFGNSSLEVGNYIVPGRVLFSIVQDNTMYIQANFKETQIQKFKSGMKVKIEFDALPKKVIYGKIRNIAPATGSKFSLIPPDHATGNFTKSVQRVPVLIDFESPNANLVPGMSAIVSIRTDQST
- a CDS encoding Rpn family recombination-promoting nuclease/putative transposase; amino-acid sequence: MEMHKRNESDYLKRVQYYSAHSYVQQLTQGIKHKDLLPVIVISLIKTKMLETKTNIYLIFPMLFIELKILIKISLKLL
- a CDS encoding BolA family protein translates to MNRIERIQEKLSVLKPHFQEIIDESYKHASHYNGIHSHIKIRISAETLQGQSLIANHRTINNLLADEFNNGLHALSIEVL
- a CDS encoding EAL domain-containing protein gives rise to the protein MIHMAMSELSTNYKDLQDAIDKLEKGVCFACRLVNYDEIEFIEQGKHFIIEDLDQIIEDVSKELNIFSKFKKIKKDRILFILNTTDSDLIKNFARKLYLFLQLYINEQKPAIYMNCYIASIKFPKKGSNNATEIEKTLNMLLSQNNNYYYREYSSTEHDLENIRKSNLQLNLLRQALAKKTMRFAYQPIIDRNTMKIHYYECLLRIPDENGVYISVGPIIPIAENKGLIFIIDQIVLEMTVNELVRNPNLMLAVNISNIGTGDEALWEIAENLLKAHNVRDRLIIEITETSFNQHYDKITLFINKLHKYGCKFALDDFGAGFTSFKQLQSLPIDIIKIDGKYVRSITSDVQSRYFVERLIKISEDLGIATVAEFVENGEIAKFLIDLKVDGLQGNFYSEAKFDRVD